One genomic region from bacterium encodes:
- a CDS encoding phenylalanine--tRNA ligase subunit beta gives MRASYNMLRELIEFELTPEQLAHELTMTGTEVESIIRPSEWISGVVAAKITEIKTNTPREGLSVCTVFDGEKNYQTITGAPLAQKAISVAFAKPGAKIFGEKKIGIIEIDGVKSEGMVCSGVELGLGAPKDRLYHLPPDTKLGEDVARLLGYEDIIFELEITPNRPDCYGHWGLAREIAAITGKPWEPVIPRPRNVLEGFGDVDVEIRTENCPRYTGRLIEGVTVADSPPWLAGKLAMLGMRPINNIVDITNYVMMLTGQPIHAFDADKLGKKIVVRQARDSETITTLEGEKRTLSQEIMVIADDKKPVAIAGVMGGLETEVDESTKNIIVEVAYFKPASVRRARKLLELSTESAIRFERGTDPQAPPVVSDIVAKLAQDIAEAKKIYKTVDIYPTPVEPALVTLTDKKVERLLGVKVPREESRKILVCLGLDIAAENAGGITFRVPTFRPDLTREVDLVEEVARIYKLEKIQPSFKAKGLIHVEVPDILRLKRLLSDLLVGLGYFDALTDPLGRREIFELFAQKPLVELVNPLSEDLSVMRPNPLPTLIAATARNLNRGMRSVRLFEIDYGYAAKEQYEEELYLALACGGMRNPIAWWSKDEPIDLFDVKGTIESILRKLGIQYHFVEANLPFAEDGTALELIAEGKSIGFVGTLRKNLWEKFELRRDVHFGLVEVGPLLPYFTRVSQYKRFSRFPATRRDVALILDSQVRAQTVLARAKELAKDAEEVGIFDVYEGKPIPAGKKSIGIYFVFRGKERTLTDKEVNERFEAVVKELCRIFNAEIRK, from the coding sequence ATGCGGGCTTCGTATAACATGCTTCGTGAGCTAATCGAGTTCGAGCTCACACCGGAACAGCTCGCCCACGAGCTAACGATGACGGGAACAGAAGTGGAGTCGATAATAAGACCCTCGGAGTGGATATCTGGCGTGGTAGCTGCCAAAATAACGGAAATAAAGACAAACACACCCCGGGAAGGTCTCTCGGTTTGCACAGTCTTCGACGGCGAAAAAAATTATCAAACAATAACAGGCGCGCCACTCGCCCAAAAAGCTATATCGGTCGCCTTTGCCAAACCTGGCGCAAAAATTTTTGGAGAAAAAAAGATAGGTATAATCGAGATAGACGGCGTGAAAAGCGAGGGCATGGTATGTTCAGGGGTCGAGCTGGGACTCGGCGCACCGAAAGACAGGCTATATCATCTCCCACCTGACACAAAGCTTGGCGAGGATGTGGCAAGGCTTCTCGGATACGAGGATATTATATTCGAACTCGAAATAACACCGAATCGACCCGATTGCTATGGTCATTGGGGCTTGGCAAGGGAAATAGCTGCGATAACTGGAAAACCCTGGGAACCAGTAATCCCTCGGCCAAGAAATGTTCTTGAGGGTTTTGGCGATGTAGATGTGGAAATACGCACCGAGAACTGTCCGCGATACACCGGGCGACTCATAGAAGGTGTTACCGTTGCCGACTCGCCACCCTGGCTTGCGGGAAAACTGGCCATGCTTGGTATGCGACCAATAAACAATATCGTTGACATAACCAATTATGTTATGATGCTGACCGGACAGCCTATTCACGCCTTCGATGCGGATAAGCTTGGAAAAAAGATAGTGGTCAGGCAGGCTCGCGATAGCGAAACGATAACAACGCTTGAAGGGGAAAAACGCACGCTATCGCAGGAGATAATGGTAATAGCTGACGACAAAAAGCCTGTTGCCATAGCTGGAGTTATGGGTGGTCTGGAGACGGAGGTGGACGAATCAACCAAAAACATAATTGTCGAGGTGGCGTATTTTAAACCTGCCAGCGTGAGGCGGGCAAGAAAGCTTCTTGAGCTTAGCACCGAATCAGCTATACGGTTTGAGCGCGGAACTGACCCCCAAGCTCCACCAGTAGTGTCCGACATTGTAGCAAAGCTTGCGCAGGACATAGCAGAAGCAAAAAAGATATACAAAACTGTCGATATTTACCCCACACCAGTGGAACCCGCATTGGTCACGCTGACGGACAAAAAGGTTGAACGATTGCTTGGTGTAAAGGTTCCAAGGGAGGAATCGCGAAAAATTCTCGTGTGCCTCGGGCTTGACATAGCAGCTGAAAACGCAGGCGGAATAACCTTCCGGGTGCCCACATTCAGACCGGACCTTACTCGCGAGGTTGACCTCGTTGAAGAGGTCGCGCGAATATACAAACTTGAAAAAATTCAGCCCTCATTCAAAGCCAAAGGGCTTATTCATGTCGAAGTGCCGGATATACTGCGTCTGAAACGGTTGCTATCCGACCTACTTGTGGGACTTGGCTATTTTGATGCCCTCACAGACCCTCTTGGAAGGCGCGAAATCTTTGAACTTTTCGCGCAAAAACCGCTTGTGGAGCTTGTTAACCCGCTTTCCGAGGACCTTTCGGTTATGCGTCCGAACCCGCTACCAACACTTATAGCTGCGACGGCAAGAAACCTTAACAGAGGGATGCGGTCCGTCAGGCTTTTTGAGATCGACTACGGCTACGCAGCGAAAGAGCAATACGAGGAGGAACTTTACCTTGCCTTAGCGTGTGGCGGAATGCGCAACCCCATAGCATGGTGGAGCAAGGACGAGCCTATTGACCTTTTTGATGTGAAAGGCACGATTGAGTCAATACTTCGAAAGCTGGGAATTCAGTATCACTTTGTGGAGGCAAATTTGCCCTTTGCAGAGGATGGAACCGCCCTTGAGCTTATTGCTGAGGGTAAAAGCATTGGCTTTGTTGGAACACTTCGAAAAAATCTTTGGGAGAAGTTTGAACTTCGTCGTGATGTGCACTTCGGGCTGGTTGAGGTCGGACCGCTTCTTCCGTACTTTACAAGAGTAAGCCAGTATAAGCGATTCTCGCGATTCCCTGCGACGAGACGCGATGTTGCGTTGATACTCGACTCACAGGTTCGGGCGCAAACGGTTTTGGCAAGGGCTAAGGAACTCGCAAAAGACGCCGAAGAAGTGGGAATTTTTGATGTCTATGAGGGCAAGCCGATTCCTGCGGGTAAAAAATCCATCGGCATCTATTTTGTGTTCCGTGGAAAAGAGAGAACACTTACCGACAAGGAAGTCAACGAGCGGTTCGAGGCTGTGGTAAAAGAACTGTGCAGGATATTTAATGCTGAAATTAGAAAGTAA
- a CDS encoding glycosyltransferase family 9 protein, which produces MARKTITKRAEIAGRKLLIKIYGLFQPKQVFSSIPSCYKPRRILFLRHDRIGDMAVTIPFFRAIKRKLPDADIGILVSLRNKILLRYEPDYHLITYRKRPDLFFRSLWEVFRWHPDVVVDLQLKESVTSTTFAIASRAKWRVRIKRDVKLPFNVYVDVGEFWHIQDEMRALFSAIAPIDIDEVPKSIMLSERERKFAEDFFSKVSAPKEKLIGLNISAGFAVRMLSAEDNKRIASHILRRGFVPVILYEPRDAKIAREICDAVRGAYLGPLCPDILHAAAIIEKLNLIVTPDTSVVHIASGFGVPTLALYTANEWNRRRWLPWGVKYRWVASTDYDSLAGINIDDILTKFDELIIELNL; this is translated from the coding sequence ATGGCGAGAAAAACGATAACCAAGCGCGCTGAAATAGCAGGGCGAAAGCTTTTGATAAAAATCTATGGGTTATTCCAGCCAAAACAAGTTTTCTCATCCATCCCATCTTGCTACAAGCCTCGTAGGATTTTATTTCTGCGGCACGACAGAATAGGCGACATGGCTGTTACAATCCCTTTTTTTCGCGCTATAAAGCGCAAGCTGCCCGATGCCGATATAGGCATATTAGTATCCTTACGCAACAAGATTTTACTTCGTTATGAGCCCGATTATCATCTTATAACCTACCGTAAACGCCCCGACCTGTTTTTCCGCTCGCTTTGGGAGGTGTTCCGTTGGCATCCCGATGTGGTCGTGGACTTGCAGCTAAAGGAATCGGTAACATCAACGACATTCGCCATAGCAAGCCGTGCCAAGTGGCGCGTGAGAATCAAAAGAGATGTAAAGCTGCCGTTTAATGTTTATGTCGATGTTGGCGAATTCTGGCACATTCAGGATGAGATGAGGGCACTTTTTTCCGCGATAGCCCCGATAGATATCGATGAAGTTCCGAAAAGCATAATGCTATCCGAGCGTGAGCGCAAATTCGCAGAGGATTTTTTCTCAAAAGTTAGCGCGCCCAAAGAAAAACTCATTGGACTTAACATTTCAGCAGGATTCGCCGTTCGGATGCTCTCGGCTGAGGACAACAAAAGAATAGCGAGCCACATTCTTCGCCGCGGATTCGTGCCCGTAATACTTTACGAGCCAAGAGATGCCAAAATTGCCCGTGAAATTTGCGATGCGGTTCGCGGAGCATACCTTGGTCCACTTTGCCCAGACATACTTCACGCAGCGGCGATAATCGAAAAGCTTAACCTCATCGTTACGCCCGATACATCCGTTGTGCACATAGCCTCGGGATTCGGCGTGCCCACGCTTGCGCTGTATACCGCCAACGAGTGGAACAGAAGAAGATGGTTGCCATGGGGAGTTAAGTATCGCTGGGTCGCATCAACAGATTACGACTCACTCGCCGGGATAAATATAGATGATATCCTGACAAAATTCGATGAATTAATAATCGAACTTAATCTATAA